A region from the Haloarcula limicola genome encodes:
- a CDS encoding rhodanese-like domain-containing protein: MSRIGPSELDDRLSSDNAFVLDVRPAAHYREDHIEGSYNVPVYDDLRRGDTESLDSHLAEIPDDQAVVTVCKAGIVARKATARLDERGYEATTLTGGFTGWRQYRERTILYRVASLLRRFVP, from the coding sequence ATGAGCCGAATCGGACCGTCCGAACTCGACGACCGGCTTTCGAGCGACAACGCGTTCGTCCTCGACGTTCGCCCCGCGGCTCACTACCGGGAGGACCACATCGAGGGCAGTTACAACGTCCCGGTCTACGACGACCTCCGGCGAGGAGACACCGAGTCGCTCGACTCGCACCTCGCTGAGATTCCGGACGACCAAGCTGTCGTGACGGTCTGCAAGGCGGGGATAGTCGCACGGAAAGCGACGGCCCGCCTCGACGAACGGGGCTACGAAGCGACCACGCTCACAGGCGGATTTACCGGCTGGCGACAGTACCGCGAGCGGACGATCCTCTATCGCGTGGCTTCCCTCCTCCGGCGGTTCGTCCCGTAA
- a CDS encoding helix-turn-helix domain-containing protein, which translates to MANSMNEMLRKDMQCEGLLECFHDLKEIDKEIFQLLHDRAEPLTVDEIAERVDRERSTAYRGVQRLMQAGFIQKEQVNYDQGGYYHVYRPRDGEEIAQEMQRTLNDWYAQMGQLIGEFGEKYDSESRPAAAEN; encoded by the coding sequence ATGGCTAACTCGATGAACGAGATGCTCCGCAAGGACATGCAATGCGAGGGGTTACTGGAGTGTTTCCACGACCTCAAGGAGATCGACAAGGAGATCTTCCAGTTACTGCACGACCGCGCGGAGCCGCTCACCGTCGACGAGATCGCGGAACGCGTCGACCGTGAGCGCTCGACCGCTTACCGCGGCGTCCAACGTCTGATGCAGGCGGGGTTCATCCAGAAAGAGCAGGTGAACTACGACCAGGGCGGCTACTACCACGTCTACCGGCCGCGCGACGGCGAGGAGATCGCCCAGGAGATGCAACGGACCCTCAACGACTGGTACGCGCAGATGGGACAGCTCATCGGGGAGTTCGGCGAGAAGTACGACAGCGAGTCACGTCCCGCCGCCGCCGAGAACTGA